A window from Purpureocillium takamizusanense chromosome 3, complete sequence encodes these proteins:
- a CDS encoding Cystathionine gamma-synthase (COG:E~antiSMASH:Cluster_3.3~SMCOG1168:O-succinylhomoserine sulfhydrylase~EggNog:ENOG503NWEN), with translation MAANDHGLSTLPVEEAKKAAATMRQHIASLYSAEQVETTPEDVFLFQGGMSAITQVAVGLQGLAKERAKGQEQQQQQAYRVAAFGFLYLDTFKVLDRILGFGNVLYGQGSSEDLDVLEADLVSGQRIDALYVEFPGNPLLKSVDVERLHALATKYDFMLVVDDSIGTPANLVLAPFCDIVCSSLTKMYSGACNVMGGSVVHEDTYFPLDVLVMRANSAGFEERVAASNRNGASVAERLRKHRTVESVLYPLGSPTQPLYDRCKRPGAGYGFMMSVRFAEPEAAVAFHDALDVAKGPSFGTNFTLACPYVVLAHYLEMDWAGQFGVWEHLVRISVGIEDVEMVLAVIDRALDAADEKHGPAATANQVQQAG, from the exons ATGGCGGCAAACGACCATGGCCTCAGCACTCTGCCCGTGGAAGAGGCCAAAAAGGCGGCCGCGACTATGCGTCAGCATATCGCAAGTCTCTATTCGGCGGAACAAGTAGAGACGACCCCGGAGGATGTATTCTTGTTCCAGGGGGGAATGTCCGCCATTACACAAGTCGCAGTAGGATTGCAAGGGCTGGCCAAGGAAAGGGCGAAAgggcaggagcagcagcagcagcaagcttATCGTGTTGCGGCATTTGG ATTTCTATATCTAGACACGTTCAAGGTGCTCGATAGAatcctcggcttcggcaaTGTCCTCTACGGCCAAGGTTCGTCCGAGGATCTCGACGTCCTTGAGGCCGACTTGGTCTCGGGCCAACGCATCGACGCCCTCTACGTCGAGTTTCCAGGAAACCCGTTGCTCAAGTCGGTCGACGTCGAACGGCTGCACGCACTTGCGACAAAGTATGACTtcatgctcgtcgtcgatgactCCATCGGCACTCCGGCCAACCTTGTGCTGGCACCCTTTTGCGACATCGTCTGCTCGAGCCTGACCAAGATGTACAGCGGCGCCTGCAACGTTatgggcggcagcgtcgtt CACGAGGACACGTACTTTCCGCTCGATGTGCTCGTAATGCGGGCCAACAGCGCTGGGTTTgaggagcgcgtcgccgcttcGAATCGCAATggcgcgtccgtcgccgagaGGTTGCGCAAGCACCGTACTGTCGAGAGTGTCTTGTACCCGCTAGGCAGCCCAACGCAACCTCTGTACGACAGATGCAAGCGACCCGGGGCCGGATACGGGTTCATGATGTCAGTCCGCttcgccgagcccgaggctGCCGTGGCCTTTCACGATGCTCTCGACGTGGCAAAAGGCCCGAGCTTTGGGACCAACTTCACCCTGGCCTGTCCGTACGTCGTGCTCGCCCACTACCTGGAGATGGACTGGGCTGGTCAGTTTGGCGTCTGGGAGCATCTTGTGCGCATCAGCGTCGGGATCGAGGACGTCGAGATGGTCCTCGCAGTCATCGACAGGGCCTTGGACGCCGCTGATGAAAAGCATggcccagcagcaaccgCCAACCAGGTGCAACAAGCAGGGTAG
- a CDS encoding putative NRPS-like protein biosynthetic cluster (EggNog:ENOG503PCHS~COG:Q~antiSMASH:Cluster_3.3~SMCOG1002:AMP-dependent synthetase and ligase), with translation MRLICNKLEPRAQIWSQLLRRVVTQMLDLGGELSSARIFDVDVCSSFQLERSVPHLAGNSMDQDVCIHHLVSRTASRLGSSVAICSWDGSMTYQELEMASDIWSRTLLGNLRLPPGTAVLHCVDASKWAVVAWLSIVKAGLVCVPQDTSTPIPRLQRIARSVNAKLVLCDEHRVSRYRGLVDKVGSWCILNAASQSELDAIEPRYFPSARDVAVIVFTSGSTGTPKGVVQDHGALARGILLAANALGINQQTRLLQFSSLSFDLSIGEMFMPLATGGCVCIPNPAQKLRKLNESIAQLQVTDAILTPTVAANLCLDKIPSLHTLSLGGELAPLELCERLMAGLTLNNIYGSTEGAVWDAVAKMSRANPNPRNIGLPIGSHLWITHPDNFGHLSPPGVPGEVCVQGPDISRGYLNMAEMTKDRFKDGSRWLPDAVNDYGNDGFRTLYRTGDLGKFMPNGTIELLGRRDRQMKFNGQRFELGEVEACLKRHVTKGSHVHVNTLKVGNKQQLVAYLSAGSELVLTEERAQAWVRAAAGELLDFMVPKTVVPLQQFPLTVTGKIDGQKLTRMGQDFISQRRATDNGHAVGPGHGNTRIQVEPMDSMTAVARRGICNYLEDVKGIGSATLRDNFLLSDVGIDSMDAPALAERISNLVAGHVPPSAFLKFNVSVGDVVEAVVEQGGCLLGRRHLGADGMACEIEYWKSELKQRALDSEPRMAMDTAAAHILGANYLGQSQGKLVLVTGATGFLGHEILRQLLAHPSGIKVVALVRGDDPEAVLQTIVEAARQKSWWKIGYSRRLRIWLGDLSKPRLGLGHQQWMALFSGFDHIVHNGATVNWGLDYDSLRSVNVASTHQLLCGLGQPRSTPRLLFVSGGYISPADETVAELLHKASGMTGYEQTKLVCEALIEHFNADWVRDSRFAAILKPGFIIGSTTDGVTRETDAIWRFVKACVDVGFYSDLDAQRWVSVAGVDQVAKLVLDSIFSAGNSRGRGRPAMQKVLNGFLLQDMWTTLVRLGLDLEPLQHERWLKAMMDQISEQGAAHPLYPLTEWLHDNGGFLASDRPVATQSVDGISPLAALFQSLDYLIGSGFISTPIVKLTRDRL, from the coding sequence ATGCGCCTCATCTGCAACAAGCTGGAACCCCGCGCGCAGATCTGGTCGCAGCTTCTGCGCCGCGTTGTCACGCAAATGCTGGACTTAGGAGGAGAGCTGTCATCAGCCCGCATCTTTGATGTCGATGTTTGCAGCTCGTTCCAGCTTGAGCGTTCAGTGCCCCATCTCGCGGGCAACAGCATGGATCAAGACGTCTGCATCCATCATCTGGTCTCACGGACGGCATCCCGCCTAGGCTCGAGCGTGGCAATATGCTCATGGGACGGGTCCATGACCTACCAGGAGCTAGAAATGGCTTCGGACATCTGGAGCCGGACGCTGCTGGGTAATCTCCGTCTCCCGCCGGGCACAGCCGTTCTGCATTGCGTTGACGCATCCAAGTGGGCAGTAGTGGCGTGGCTGAGCATCGTCAAGGCAGGTCTCGTGTGCGTACCTCAAGATACCAGCACGCCCATCCCAAGGCTTCAACGCATTGCGCGAAGCGTCAATGCAAAGCTTGTTCTCTGCGACGAACATCGAGTGTCGCGATATCGGGGTTTGGTCGACAAGGTCGGGAGCTGGTGCATTCTCAACGCCGCAAGCCAGTCCGAGCTTGACGCCATCGAGCCCAGGTATTTCCCCTCGGCCAGAGACGTGGCCGTCATAGTCTTCACCTCGGGATCCACGGGCACACCCAAGGGTGTTGTGCAAGACCACGGTGCCCTTGCCAGGGGTATACTGCTAGCCGCCAACGCCCTCGGCATCAACCAGCAGACACGGCTCCTGCAGTTCTCGTCACTCTCATTTGACCTGAGCATCGGCGAGATGTTTATGCCCCTGGCCACTGGGGGCTGTGTCTGTATCCCAAACCCTGCGCAGAAGCTCCGCAAATTAAACGAGAGCATCGCCCAGTTGCAGGTCACCGACGCCATCCTCACCCCCACGGTGGCCGCCAACCTTTGCCTCGACAAGATACCCAGCCTGCACACGCTGTCACTTGGCGGAGAGCTGGCGCCGTTGGAACTATGCGAGAGACTGATGGCTGGGCTGACGCTCAACAATATCTACGGGTCAACTGAGGGCGCTGTCTGGGATGCCGTGGCCAAAATGTCTCGAGCGAACCCAAACCCGAGAAACATCGGCCTACCCATCGGTTCTCACCTTTGGATAACGCACCCGGACAACTTTGGGCATCTCTCACCGCCAGGCGTGCCGGGTGAGGTGTGCGTCCAAGGCCCCGACATCTCTCGTGGTTACCTGAACATGGCAGAGATGACCAAAGACCGGTTCAAAGATGGGTCCAGGTGGCTCCCTGACGCTGTCAACGACTACGGGAATGATGGTTTCCGAACCTTGTATAGGACTGGCGACCTGGGCAAGTTTATGCCAAATGGAACCATCGAACTCCTTGGCCGGCGGGACCGGCAGATGAAATTTAACGGTCAGAGATTCGAGCTAGGCGAAGTAGAAGCCTGTCTGAAGCGGCACGTGACAAAGGGGTCGCACGTTCACGTCAACACGCTTAAGGTGGGCaacaagcagcagctcgtaGCATACTTGTCGGCGGGCAGTGAGTTGGTACTGACAGAAGAGCGCGCCCAGGCGTGGGttcgcgccgcagccggggAGCTTCTAGACTTTATGGTGCCCAAGACGGTCGTGCCGCTACAACAGTTCCCCCTGACTGTCACGGGCAAGATTGACGGGCAGAAGCTCACCAGGATGGGCCAGGATTTTATATCCCAAAGAAGGGCGACGGACAACGGGCATGCTGTTGGGCCTGGACACGGTAATACGCGGATCCAGGTGGAACCGATGGACTCGATGACTGCCGTCGCTCGAAGGGGGATTTGCAACTACCTCGAGGATGTCAAAGGCATTGGCTCGGCAACGCTACGAGATAATTTTCTCCTCTCTGATGTAGGCATTGATTCCATGGATGCTCCGGCTCTTGCCGAAAGAATCAGCAACTTGGTGGCAGGCCATGTGCCCCCATCAGCCTTCTTGAAGTTCAACGTCAGCGTAGGCGACGTGgttgaggccgtcgtcgagcaagGAGGATGCCTCCTCGGACGGCGACACCTCGGGGCAGACGGCATGGCTTGTGAGATAGAATATTGGAAAAGCGAGCTGAAGCAGCGGGCGCTCGACTCGGAACCTCGAATGGCAATGgacaccgccgcggcccatATCTTGGGTGCCAACTACCTGGGCCAGAGCCAAGGcaagctcgtcctcgtcaccggTGCGACGGGCTTTCTGGGCCATGAAATCCTTcgccagctgctggcgcaTCCCAGTGGCATCAAGGTCGTTGCCCTTgtgcgcggcgacgaccccgAAGCTGTTCTGCAGaccatcgtcgaggccgcccggCAAAAGTCGTGGTGGAAAATTGGCTACTCTCGTCGCCTCCGCATATGGCTGGGTGACTTGTCCAAGCCGCGCctgggcctcggccaccaACAATGGATGGCGCTCTTCAGCGGCTTTGACCACATTGTCCACAACGGCGCCACGGTCAACTGGGGTCTTGACTACGACTCGCTCCGGAGTGTCAACGTCGCAAGCACCCACCAGCTTCTATGTGGACTGGGCCAGCCTCGGAGCACCCCGCGGCTCCTATTCGTCTCGGGCGGTTACATCTCtcccgccgacgagaccgTCGCGGAGCTGCTCCACAAGGCCAGCGGCATGACGGGGTACGAACAGACCAAGCTCGTCTGTGAAGCCCTCATAGAGCATTTCAATGCCGACTGGGTAAGAGACTCGCGTTTCGCGGCGATTCTCAAGCCTGGTTTCATCATAGGCTCGACGACGGATGGCGTGACGCGCGAGACAGACGCCATCTGGCGTTTCGTCAAGGCCTGCGTCGACGTTGGCTTCTACAGCGACCTCGATGCCCAAAGATGGGTCTCGGTGGCTGGCGTCGACCAGGTGGCCAAGCTAGTTCTCGATTCCATTTTCAGCGCCGGCAAcagccgtggccgtgggcgccCTGCAATGCAAAAGGTGCTCAATGGATTTCTGCTTCAGGACATGTGGACAACTCTTGTACGGTTGgggctcgacctcgagccTCTGCAGCACGAGCGATGGCTCAAAGCCATGATGGACCAGATTAGTGAGCAAGGTGCGGCACATCCACTATACCCCTTGACAGAATGGCTGCACGACAACGGTGGCTTCTTGGCTAGTGATCGACCAGTTGCTACACAGAGTGTAGACGGCATCTCACCTTTGGCAGCCCTATTCCAGAGTCTAGACTATCTAATTGGTTCTGGATTCATCTCTACACCAATTGTCAAGCTAACGCGAGATCGTCTGTAG